Proteins encoded in a region of the Saccharothrix ecbatanensis genome:
- a CDS encoding chemotaxis protein CheB gives MPTRDLIVVGASAGGVEALRSFVAGLPADLDAAIAVVLHLPAGGTSALAGILGRSGSLPAVTASDGMALQRGRVHVAPPDHHLLVVDGSARLSHGPTENGHRPAVDALFRSAATAHGAGVIGVVLSGALDDGTAGMLTIAGRGGLTVVQDPEDALYDGMPTSVLRHLDVDHVVPSAKIGALLRDCVGLRVDVGGEPSELARRESAIAATTGGVRSDEVIPLGRPSNFSCPDCDGNLVELTLAEPDGVPKRFRCQVGHAWTAEALLQAQGAALEKAVWTALRTLEEKAGLARRMRGDASARGADMLVRRFQRTEEEAAQAADVLRRHLLSGTFAHPADEVGEEFVT, from the coding sequence ATGCCAACGCGAGACCTGATCGTCGTCGGCGCGTCCGCCGGAGGTGTCGAAGCTCTGCGCTCGTTCGTCGCCGGCCTGCCCGCTGACCTGGACGCCGCCATCGCGGTGGTCCTGCACCTGCCGGCCGGCGGCACGAGTGCGCTCGCCGGAATCCTCGGGCGTAGCGGTTCGCTACCCGCTGTCACGGCGTCCGACGGGATGGCGCTCCAACGGGGCCGGGTGCACGTCGCCCCGCCCGACCACCACCTGCTCGTCGTGGACGGCTCGGCCCGCCTCTCGCACGGCCCGACCGAGAACGGCCACCGCCCGGCCGTCGACGCGTTGTTCCGCTCCGCCGCCACCGCGCACGGCGCGGGCGTGATCGGCGTGGTGCTGTCCGGCGCGCTGGACGACGGCACCGCGGGCATGCTCACCATCGCCGGTCGCGGCGGCCTCACCGTCGTGCAGGACCCGGAAGACGCGCTCTACGACGGGATGCCCACCAGCGTGCTGCGGCACTTGGACGTCGACCACGTGGTCCCGTCCGCCAAGATCGGAGCGCTGCTGCGGGACTGCGTCGGGCTGCGGGTCGACGTGGGCGGGGAGCCCTCGGAACTGGCCCGCCGCGAGTCCGCGATCGCCGCCACCACCGGGGGAGTGCGCTCCGATGAGGTGATCCCCTTGGGGAGACCGTCGAACTTCAGCTGTCCCGACTGCGACGGCAACCTGGTCGAACTGACCCTGGCCGAACCGGACGGCGTGCCGAAGCGGTTCCGCTGCCAGGTCGGCCACGCGTGGACCGCCGAAGCGTTGTTGCAGGCGCAGGGCGCGGCGCTGGAGAAGGCGGTGTGGACGGCGCTGCGCACGTTGGAGGAGAAGGCGGGTCTGGCCCGCCGGATGCGCGGTGACGCGTCCGCCCGCGGCGCGGACATGCTGGTCCGCCGCTTCCAGCGCACCGAGGAGGAAGCCGCGCAGGCCGCCGACGTGCTGCGGCGCCACCTGCTGTCCGGCACGTTCGCCCACCCGGCCGACGAGGTCGGAGAGGAGTTCGTCACGTGA
- a CDS encoding ATP-binding protein — MTAFALHRTDVDGAVVVRPTGLLDLTTYRDLRDGLLKCAADEPRAVIVRLDEGFECATPAFMSVFTTVWMRVSEWPGVPIMLVGESPLHREVLDNGGAGTLVPSFLVLDAALEALGQPPERRRDEILLPETLVAGLLARNFVREACERWLVDHLTENAVTVATELVENAVRHGRSEPVLRLELRGDQLSVAVRDASPEPPREPKIDTQRPGGRGITIVDSLSRVWGCSPWSRGGKVVWAVIGE; from the coding sequence GTGACCGCGTTCGCACTCCACCGCACGGACGTGGACGGCGCCGTCGTGGTGCGCCCGACGGGACTGCTGGACCTCACCACCTACCGCGATCTGCGCGACGGCCTGCTCAAGTGCGCGGCGGACGAGCCGAGGGCCGTCATCGTGCGGCTCGACGAGGGGTTCGAGTGCGCGACGCCCGCGTTCATGTCGGTCTTCACCACGGTGTGGATGCGCGTGTCCGAATGGCCCGGTGTGCCGATCATGCTGGTGGGGGAGTCGCCCCTGCACCGCGAGGTGCTCGACAACGGCGGCGCGGGCACGCTGGTGCCGAGTTTCCTGGTGCTGGACGCCGCTTTGGAGGCCCTCGGGCAGCCGCCCGAGCGCAGGCGTGACGAGATCCTGCTCCCCGAGACCCTGGTGGCCGGGCTGCTGGCCCGGAACTTCGTCCGCGAGGCGTGCGAGCGCTGGCTGGTCGACCACCTCACCGAGAACGCGGTGACGGTGGCCACCGAGCTGGTGGAGAACGCCGTCCGCCACGGCCGGTCCGAGCCGGTGCTGCGCCTGGAACTGCGCGGCGACCAGCTGAGCGTCGCGGTGCGCGACGCGAGCCCGGAACCGCCCCGGGAACCGAAGATTGACACGCAGCGGCCGGGCGGCCGGGGCATCACGATCGTCGACTCCCTCAGCCGGGTGTGGGGCTGCTCGCCGTGGTCGCGCGGCGGCAAGGTCGTCTGGGCCGTCATCGGGGAGTGA
- a CDS encoding CheR family methyltransferase yields the protein MSDRQSPDEDFEEVLRYLKETRGFDFTGYKRTSLMRRVHHRMSQVGIESHADYIDRLQVDPDEFNALFNTILINVTGFFRDREAWDCLRDDVVSAMLAERGPDEPIRVWSAGCASGEEAYTLAMVLAEVLGPERFRRQVKIYATDVDGEALAHARQAVYTERELEGVPPELVTTYFEPHQGRYAFRKDLRRTVIFGRNDLVQDAPISRIDLLVCRNTLMYFNQETQARILGRFHFALTPRGVLFLGKAEMLLAHGRLFDPIDLKRRLFRKANGSGGGVPNFVTHAFAQDRRIDVGGLDRLREHAFAGGPVAQAVINSEDVLVLANQQAEALFGLSGQDVGRPLRDLDLSYRPVELRGHVEQVRNERRPLRVKEVSWQRPGGELLWLEVDLNPLFGNPLSGQDSAIIGISIVFHDVTATRRLFDDLEFANQQLETAYEELQSTNEELETTNEELQSTVEELETTNEELQSTNEELETMNEELQSTNDELQTINDTLRDRTRELDQVNDFLESILTSLRAGVIVLDPGMRVIAWNRGAEELWGVRRDEAVGEHLLNLDIGLPLAELRPVVRQALGDASFLTEVKVGAINRKGRDVVVRVVCSSLRSNAGEPNGAILVMEQSG from the coding sequence GTGAGCGATCGCCAGTCGCCGGACGAGGACTTCGAAGAGGTGCTGCGCTACCTCAAGGAGACTCGCGGCTTCGACTTCACCGGGTACAAGCGCACCAGCCTCATGCGCCGCGTCCACCACCGGATGAGCCAGGTCGGCATCGAGTCCCACGCCGACTACATCGACCGCCTCCAGGTCGACCCGGACGAGTTCAACGCGCTGTTCAACACCATCCTGATCAACGTCACGGGCTTCTTCCGCGACCGGGAGGCGTGGGACTGCCTGCGCGACGACGTGGTGTCCGCGATGCTCGCCGAACGCGGTCCGGACGAGCCGATCCGGGTGTGGAGCGCCGGGTGCGCGTCGGGGGAGGAGGCGTACACCCTCGCGATGGTGCTGGCCGAGGTGCTCGGCCCCGAGCGGTTCCGCCGCCAGGTCAAGATCTACGCCACGGACGTGGACGGCGAGGCGCTGGCGCACGCCCGGCAGGCGGTCTACACCGAACGCGAGCTGGAGGGCGTGCCGCCGGAGCTGGTGACGACGTACTTCGAGCCGCACCAAGGGCGGTACGCGTTCCGCAAGGACCTGCGCCGCACGGTGATCTTCGGCCGCAACGACCTGGTGCAGGACGCGCCGATCTCCCGGATCGACCTGCTGGTGTGCCGCAACACCCTGATGTACTTCAACCAGGAGACGCAGGCCAGGATCCTCGGCCGGTTCCACTTCGCGTTGACCCCGCGCGGCGTGCTGTTCCTCGGCAAGGCGGAGATGCTGCTCGCCCACGGCCGCCTGTTCGACCCGATCGACCTCAAGCGGCGGCTCTTCCGCAAGGCCAACGGCTCCGGGGGTGGTGTGCCGAACTTCGTCACGCACGCGTTCGCGCAGGACCGCCGGATCGACGTCGGCGGGCTGGACCGGCTGCGTGAGCACGCGTTCGCGGGCGGCCCGGTCGCCCAGGCGGTGATCAACAGCGAGGACGTGCTGGTGCTGGCCAACCAGCAGGCGGAGGCGCTGTTCGGGTTGAGCGGTCAGGACGTCGGCCGCCCGCTGCGCGACCTCGACCTGTCGTACCGGCCGGTGGAGCTGCGCGGCCACGTCGAGCAGGTGCGCAACGAGCGGCGGCCGCTGCGGGTCAAGGAGGTCTCGTGGCAGCGGCCGGGCGGTGAGCTGCTGTGGCTGGAGGTGGACCTCAACCCGTTGTTCGGCAACCCGTTGTCCGGCCAGGACAGCGCGATCATCGGCATCTCGATCGTGTTCCACGACGTGACCGCCACCCGGCGGCTGTTCGACGACCTCGAATTCGCCAACCAGCAGCTGGAAACGGCCTACGAGGAGCTCCAGTCCACGAACGAGGAACTGGAGACCACCAACGAGGAGCTCCAGTCCACCGTGGAGGAGCTGGAGACCACGAACGAGGAGCTCCAGTCCACCAACGAGGAACTGGAGACGATGAACGAGGAGTTGCAGTCGACCAACGACGAACTCCAGACGATCAACGACACGCTCCGCGACCGCACCCGCGAACTCGACCAGGTGAACGACTTCCTGGAGTCGATCCTCACCTCGCTGCGCGCCGGCGTGATCGTGCTCGACCCGGGGATGCGGGTCATCGCGTGGAACCGGGGCGCGGAGGAGCTGTGGGGCGTGCGCCGGGACGAAGCCGTGGGCGAGCACCTGCTCAACCTCGACATCGGCCTGCCCCTGGCGGAGCTGCGGCCGGTGGTGCGGCAGGCCCTGGGCGACGCGTCGTTCCTGACCGAGGTGAAGGTCGGTGCGATCAACCGGAAGGGGCGTGACGTGGTCGTGCGGGTGGTGTGCAGCTCGCTGCGGTCCAACGCCGGTGAGCCGAACGGCGCGATCCTCGTCATGGAGCAGAGCGGCTGA
- a CDS encoding STAS domain-containing protein, whose amino-acid sequence MDDFTDTVALTARDVAVGVAVVGVAGELDMATVPEVEEFVLRRLADGIGTLVLDLSGVTFLGSTGINLLIKVDAACAEAGTKLRLVATTQVVLRPLEVTEMTAHFTIVGAVDEAS is encoded by the coding sequence ATGGACGATTTCACCGACACCGTCGCGCTCACCGCGCGTGACGTGGCCGTGGGCGTGGCTGTCGTCGGAGTGGCCGGCGAGCTGGACATGGCGACGGTCCCGGAGGTCGAGGAATTCGTGCTCCGCAGGCTCGCCGACGGGATCGGGACGCTGGTCCTCGACCTGTCCGGCGTCACGTTCCTCGGCTCGACCGGCATCAACCTGCTGATCAAGGTGGACGCCGCGTGCGCGGAGGCGGGCACGAAGCTGCGGCTGGTGGCGACCACGCAGGTGGTGCTCCGCCCGTTGGAGGTCACGGAGATGACCGCCCACTTCACCATCGTGGGAGCGGTGGACGAGGCGAGCTGA
- a CDS encoding C40 family peptidase, whose translation MASNPALRTVRAALTATAVTALVGAAMPFHHAAADPVLPPNASDALKKYNELSMQAEALNEEHLRAQEALGTAQGALDQANRDLAGAQQAQEALRGQVDLLTEASFEGARFNQLSALLVSDSQQDFLNRMSALGVLAGGNAEALQGLSDAVNQANDAAHRATEAAGAANQAIIDIDQRKIALDGQITDARNAYRSLSASERASLNAAGDMSAIPVPAGQAGQALAFALAQRGKSYVYGSNGPNTWDCSSLMQAAYRTAGISIPRTTYGQATIGRSVSRNEVRAGDLVIYYSGQTHVSMAIDGIRAVHASTEGVPVKVQDIDSIGPISVIRRVVG comes from the coding sequence GTGGCGTCGAACCCTGCTCTGCGCACCGTCCGAGCCGCCCTGACGGCCACCGCCGTCACCGCGCTGGTCGGCGCCGCCATGCCGTTCCACCACGCCGCGGCAGATCCCGTGCTGCCGCCCAACGCCTCCGACGCGTTGAAGAAGTACAACGAGCTCTCCATGCAGGCCGAGGCGCTGAACGAGGAGCACCTCCGCGCGCAGGAAGCCCTCGGCACCGCGCAGGGCGCGCTCGACCAGGCGAACCGCGACCTCGCCGGCGCCCAGCAGGCCCAGGAAGCGCTGCGCGGCCAGGTCGACCTCCTCACCGAGGCCTCGTTCGAAGGCGCCCGCTTCAACCAGCTCTCCGCCCTCCTGGTCAGCGACTCGCAGCAGGACTTCCTGAACCGGATGAGCGCGCTCGGCGTCCTCGCGGGCGGTAACGCGGAGGCGTTGCAGGGGTTGTCCGACGCGGTGAACCAGGCGAACGACGCGGCCCACCGTGCCACCGAGGCGGCCGGCGCGGCGAACCAGGCCATCATCGACATCGACCAGCGCAAGATCGCCCTGGACGGCCAGATCACCGACGCCCGCAACGCCTACCGCTCGCTGAGCGCGTCCGAGCGGGCGTCGTTGAACGCGGCCGGCGACATGAGCGCCATCCCGGTGCCCGCGGGCCAGGCCGGGCAGGCGCTGGCGTTCGCGCTCGCCCAGCGCGGCAAGTCGTACGTGTACGGCTCGAACGGCCCGAACACCTGGGACTGTTCCAGCCTGATGCAGGCGGCGTACCGCACGGCCGGCATCAGCATCCCCCGCACCACCTACGGCCAGGCCACGATCGGGCGGTCGGTGTCGCGCAACGAGGTGCGGGCCGGCGACCTGGTCATCTACTACTCCGGCCAGACGCACGTGTCCATGGCGATCGACGGCATCCGCGCCGTGCACGCGTCCACCGAGGGCGTGCCGGTCAAGGTCCAGGACATCGACTCCATCGGACCGATCAGCGTCATCCGGCGCGTGGTCGGCTGA
- a CDS encoding PfkB family carbohydrate kinase, with product MRIAVVGQIARDLVLVVSEVPDPGARAEVRERREVLGGKGANIARGARQLGATAALVGVVGDDRDGRLLVERLGADGVATAAVVRRESTRTALIVDVVCGGAYRYLEDVPSRTLVTPEDVRAAASMLAGADAVIVQLEQPSDTALAAVRAAGGLVVLDGAPDGRQAELLAAADVVRADHREAEALAGRRITGAEEAVRAGRELLARGPSVVALEVPGEGNVVVWDDDAAVIPLTDEDVVDTTGGGDAFVAALTVALLRGDPPPVAARLATTASGRAVGHPGGRTDLTGLA from the coding sequence ATGCGGATCGCGGTGGTCGGCCAGATAGCCCGTGACCTGGTGCTGGTGGTGTCCGAAGTGCCCGATCCGGGTGCCCGCGCGGAGGTTCGGGAACGCCGCGAAGTGCTCGGCGGGAAGGGCGCCAACATCGCCCGCGGGGCCCGGCAGCTCGGCGCGACGGCCGCGTTGGTCGGTGTCGTGGGGGACGATCGGGACGGCCGCCTACTGGTCGAGCGGCTGGGCGCGGACGGCGTAGCGACGGCGGCGGTGGTCCGGCGGGAGTCGACCCGGACGGCGTTGATCGTGGACGTCGTGTGCGGCGGCGCGTACCGGTACCTGGAGGACGTCCCGAGTCGGACGCTGGTGACGCCGGAGGACGTCCGTGCCGCGGCGTCGATGTTGGCGGGGGCGGACGCGGTGATCGTCCAGCTCGAGCAACCTTCCGACACCGCGCTGGCCGCTGTGCGTGCGGCCGGCGGGTTGGTCGTGCTGGACGGTGCGCCGGACGGTCGCCAAGCCGAACTCCTGGCCGCCGCCGACGTCGTGCGTGCCGATCACCGCGAGGCGGAGGCGTTGGCGGGGCGGCGGATCACCGGTGCGGAGGAGGCCGTGCGGGCGGGACGCGAGCTGCTGGCGCGGGGGCCGTCGGTGGTGGCGCTGGAGGTGCCCGGTGAGGGCAATGTCGTTGTGTGGGACGACGACGCGGCGGTGATCCCGTTGACCGACGAGGACGTGGTCGACACGACGGGCGGCGGTGACGCGTTCGTGGCAGCCCTGACCGTGGCGTTGCTGCGCGGCGACCCTCCCCCAGTCGCCGCCCGACTGGCCACCACAGCCTCCGGCCGCGCCGTCGGTCACCCCGGTGGCCGAACCGACCTCACCGGCTTGGCCTGA
- a CDS encoding lytic polysaccharide monooxygenase — protein MSLRLKRLGALAVAALGIVGVTTVFVQSGVAVAHGSMTYPASRTYACYEDGRIGGGGGDLNPTNPACVAAVQIGGKQPLWDWYGNLISLAGGKHREIIADGDLCGPTTKYDAYNLARSDWPVTNLRAGAAINFKYNAWAPHPGRWDQYVTRDGFDVTQPLKWSDLEPAPFDTITNPVASGGEYSWNGTLPNKSGRHIIYSIWQRNDSPEAFYSCSDVNFTGGGTGGDTVAPTAPGTPTGTASSNSVALSWAAATDNVAVSGYTVYREAGATDVSVATSTGTSATVTGLTASTAYQFYVVARDAAGNTSPPSALVSVTTTPGGTTPGACSVTYNVPSSWSGGFTANVTVKNTGTSAVNAWQLVWDLPAGQGITQAWSADVVVAAGKATAKGASWNQNIQPGQTVSFGFNGSAQGTPTNPTSFALNGASCATA, from the coding sequence ATGTCCTTGCGACTCAAGCGCTTAGGGGCGTTGGCCGTGGCCGCGCTCGGTATCGTCGGTGTGACCACGGTGTTCGTCCAGAGCGGCGTAGCGGTGGCGCACGGTTCGATGACCTACCCCGCAAGCCGCACCTACGCCTGCTACGAAGACGGCCGGATCGGCGGCGGCGGTGGCGACCTGAACCCGACGAACCCGGCGTGCGTCGCCGCGGTGCAGATCGGCGGGAAGCAGCCGCTGTGGGACTGGTACGGCAACCTCATCAGCCTGGCGGGCGGCAAGCACCGCGAGATCATCGCGGACGGCGACCTGTGCGGCCCCACCACCAAGTACGACGCCTACAACCTGGCCCGCAGCGACTGGCCGGTGACCAACCTCCGGGCGGGCGCGGCGATCAACTTCAAGTACAACGCCTGGGCGCCGCACCCCGGTCGCTGGGACCAGTACGTCACGCGGGACGGCTTCGACGTCACGCAGCCGTTGAAGTGGTCCGACCTGGAGCCCGCGCCGTTCGACACGATCACCAACCCGGTCGCGTCCGGCGGCGAGTACTCGTGGAACGGCACCCTGCCGAACAAGTCCGGCCGCCACATCATCTACTCGATCTGGCAGCGCAACGACAGCCCCGAGGCGTTCTACAGCTGCTCGGACGTGAACTTCACGGGCGGCGGCACCGGCGGTGACACCGTCGCTCCGACGGCTCCGGGCACGCCCACCGGCACGGCCTCGTCCAACTCGGTGGCGTTGAGCTGGGCCGCGGCGACGGACAACGTGGCCGTCAGCGGCTACACGGTCTACCGCGAGGCGGGCGCCACCGACGTGTCGGTCGCGACCAGCACGGGCACCTCGGCCACCGTCACGGGCCTCACCGCGAGCACCGCGTACCAGTTCTACGTGGTGGCACGGGACGCGGCGGGCAACACCTCGCCGCCCTCGGCCCTGGTGTCCGTGACGACCACCCCCGGTGGCACGACGCCCGGCGCATGCTCGGTGACGTACAACGTGCCCAGCTCGTGGTCCGGTGGCTTCACCGCGAACGTGACGGTGAAGAACACGGGCACGAGCGCGGTCAACGCGTGGCAGCTGGTCTGGGACCTCCCGGCGGGTCAGGGCATCACCCAGGCCTGGTCGGCGGACGTCGTCGTGGCGGCGGGCAAGGCCACCGCGAAGGGCGCGAGCTGGAACCAGAACATCCAGCCGGGTCAGACGGTGAGCTTCGGGTTCAACGGTTCGGCGCAGGGGACGCCGACGAACCCGACCTCGTTCGCCCTCAACGGCGCTTCGTGCGCCACGGCCTGA
- a CDS encoding LacI family DNA-binding transcriptional regulator, producing the protein MPTKADPSPSDGTASGKITIAAIAAEAGVSVPTVSKVMNGRADVAPHTRERVEAIIRRHGYQRRADERSKRSNLVELMFHELESAWALEIIRGAEQVASEQGLALVLSESQGRLTPGHGWLEGVIARKPLAVISVFSDLTSSQLAKLRARDIPVVVVDPIGEPQLETPSIGATNWNGGLTATRHLIELGHRRIAMIGGPERVLCSRARVDGYRAALETAGLDYDTALVRYGDFHVESGRAQFAPLLDLADPPTAVFAGSDLQALGVYEAARAAGLRIPEDLSVVGFDDLPVAQWVGPPLTTVRQPLQDMAAAGTRLAITLARGEEPEHRRIELATTLVVRQSTAAPR; encoded by the coding sequence ATGCCGACCAAAGCCGACCCGTCACCCTCGGATGGCACCGCCTCAGGTAAGATCACCATCGCCGCCATCGCGGCCGAGGCAGGGGTTTCGGTTCCGACTGTTTCGAAGGTCATGAACGGTCGCGCGGACGTCGCTCCGCACACCCGGGAACGGGTCGAGGCGATCATCCGCAGGCACGGTTACCAGCGGCGGGCGGACGAACGCTCGAAGCGGTCCAACCTGGTGGAACTGATGTTCCACGAGCTGGAGAGCGCCTGGGCGCTGGAGATCATCCGCGGCGCCGAGCAGGTCGCCTCCGAGCAGGGTCTCGCGCTGGTGCTGTCCGAGTCGCAGGGTCGGCTCACCCCCGGTCACGGCTGGCTCGAAGGCGTCATCGCCCGCAAGCCGCTGGCCGTGATCTCCGTCTTCTCCGACCTCACGTCCTCGCAGCTGGCGAAGCTCCGCGCGCGGGACATCCCGGTCGTCGTGGTCGACCCGATCGGCGAACCCCAGCTGGAGACGCCGTCCATAGGCGCCACCAACTGGAACGGCGGCCTCACCGCCACCCGGCACCTGATCGAACTGGGCCACCGCCGCATCGCCATGATCGGCGGTCCCGAGCGGGTGCTGTGCAGCCGCGCCCGGGTCGACGGCTACCGGGCCGCGCTGGAGACGGCGGGCCTGGACTACGACACCGCCCTGGTGCGCTACGGCGACTTCCACGTGGAGTCCGGCCGCGCGCAGTTCGCCCCGCTGCTCGACCTCGCCGACCCGCCCACCGCCGTGTTCGCCGGCTCGGACCTCCAGGCCCTCGGCGTCTACGAGGCGGCACGGGCGGCCGGCCTGCGCATCCCGGAAGACCTGAGCGTCGTCGGCTTCGACGACCTCCCGGTGGCGCAATGGGTGGGCCCGCCGCTGACCACAGTCCGACAGCCGCTGCAGGACATGGCCGCGGCGGGCACCCGTCTCGCCATCACGCTGGCACGTGGTGAAGAGCCCGAACACCGCCGAATCGAGCTTGCCACCACGCTGGTGGTGCGACAAAGCACCGCCGCGCCGCGCTGA
- a CDS encoding carbohydrate ABC transporter permease: MKSRPNWPAGLFALAWLAFILGPLIYLVTVSLRTRSEYLGKSAWAVPDALTLDNYVTVLTGGFGQYLLNNVIVTVATVGIVVLIAVPAAYAVVRNTGPFVQRGFTLILMGLAIPAQATIIPVYLMITRMQLYDTLTAIILPTAAFALPVAMLVLTNSLRDVPRELYEAQSIDGAGPLRVLVSLVLPLARPAIMTVVVYTSLNAWNGFLFPLVLTQSESSRVLTLGLWDFQGQFGTNVPALLAAVTLSVLPIFAVYLIGRRFLLSGLTAGFGK, translated from the coding sequence GTGAAGTCTCGTCCCAACTGGCCCGCCGGGCTGTTCGCCCTGGCGTGGCTGGCTTTCATCCTCGGACCGCTGATCTACCTGGTCACGGTGTCGCTGCGCACTCGATCCGAGTACCTCGGCAAGAGCGCCTGGGCGGTGCCGGACGCGCTGACGCTGGACAACTACGTCACCGTGCTGACCGGCGGCTTCGGCCAGTACCTGCTGAACAACGTGATCGTGACGGTCGCGACGGTGGGCATCGTGGTGCTCATCGCGGTGCCGGCCGCCTACGCGGTGGTCCGGAACACGGGGCCGTTCGTGCAGCGCGGGTTCACCCTGATCCTCATGGGTCTGGCGATCCCCGCGCAGGCCACGATCATCCCGGTGTACCTGATGATCACCAGGATGCAGCTGTACGACACGCTCACCGCGATCATCCTGCCGACGGCGGCGTTCGCGCTGCCGGTGGCCATGCTGGTGCTCACCAACAGCCTGCGCGACGTGCCGCGCGAGCTGTACGAGGCGCAGTCGATCGACGGCGCCGGCCCGTTGCGCGTGCTCGTGTCGCTGGTCCTGCCGTTGGCCAGGCCGGCGATCATGACCGTGGTCGTCTACACGTCGCTCAACGCGTGGAACGGGTTCCTCTTCCCCTTGGTGCTCACCCAGTCTGAGTCTTCGCGGGTGCTCACCCTCGGGTTGTGGGACTTCCAGGGGCAGTTCGGCACCAACGTGCCCGCGCTGCTCGCGGCGGTGACGCTGTCCGTGCTGCCGATCTTCGCGGTGTACCTGATCGGGCGGCGGTTCCTGCTCAGCGGCCTCACGGCCGGTTTCGGCAAGTAG
- a CDS encoding carbohydrate ABC transporter permease, whose amino-acid sequence MSSQRPSAWYAVPAFAFFALFAALPMVLVIYLSFTAWDGLGTPQLNGGENWSRLLDDSEARASVWRTLLLMVMSWLVQTPIALLVGVWAAGKQRSRAVLSSIFFLPLLLSTAAIALLWQALLEPNFGAFVGGPLFLGDPDIALYTVVLVISWQFIPFHTLLYQGAARAVPPSLYEAATLDGATRVGKFLHITLPQLRYTIVTSSVLMLVGSLTTFDTVLILTNGGPGTATRILPLHMYITGFSGFEMGYASAIAVVLVVLGTALSIAVMRWSGFRSMSSQQEGS is encoded by the coding sequence ATGTCGTCCCAGCGGCCTTCGGCCTGGTATGCCGTGCCGGCGTTCGCGTTCTTCGCCCTGTTCGCCGCGTTGCCCATGGTCCTGGTGATCTACCTGAGCTTCACCGCTTGGGACGGTCTGGGCACGCCGCAGCTCAACGGCGGCGAGAACTGGTCCCGGTTGCTCGATGACTCCGAGGCTCGCGCCTCGGTGTGGCGGACCCTGTTGCTGATGGTCATGTCGTGGCTCGTCCAGACCCCGATCGCGTTGCTGGTCGGGGTCTGGGCGGCCGGCAAGCAGCGGTCAAGGGCAGTGCTCAGCTCGATCTTCTTCCTCCCGCTGCTGCTGTCCACGGCTGCCATCGCACTCTTGTGGCAGGCATTGCTGGAGCCGAACTTCGGCGCGTTCGTCGGTGGCCCGCTGTTCCTGGGCGACCCGGACATCGCGCTCTACACGGTGGTCCTCGTGATCTCCTGGCAGTTCATCCCGTTCCACACCCTGCTCTACCAGGGTGCGGCGCGGGCGGTGCCGCCGTCGCTCTACGAGGCGGCGACGCTCGACGGGGCCACCAGGGTCGGGAAGTTCCTGCACATCACGCTGCCGCAGTTGCGCTACACGATCGTCACGTCGTCGGTCCTGATGCTGGTCGGCTCGCTGACCACGTTCGACACCGTGCTGATCCTGACCAACGGCGGACCGGGCACCGCGACCCGCATCCTGCCGCTGCACATGTACATCACCGGCTTCAGCGGGTTCGAGATGGGCTACGCGAGCGCGATCGCGGTCGTGCTGGTCGTGCTCGGCACCGCGTTGTCGATCGCGGTCATGCGGTGGAGCGGGTTCCGCTCGATGAGCAGCCAGCAGGAGGGGTCGTGA